Proteins co-encoded in one Arachis hypogaea cultivar Tifrunner chromosome 13, arahy.Tifrunner.gnm2.J5K5, whole genome shotgun sequence genomic window:
- the LOC112738139 gene encoding DENN domain and WD repeat-containing protein SCD1 isoform X1, with protein sequence MPPIFEYFVVCGIGPEIRNIDGIKGYHGPGCMYTPSLLDQYPPPTHTLYPPPPPQLPTCVLPAGVAFHASGFDSNDPSTFPRSYPMVLTEGDGSKIYVSCISFRDPVCEDIAEAYRIQANSYADKCICLVSRLPSFRLLRSALEEIFALCFSPNGTSKPLWDVIAHMVSNVPLPTPGKERVLFAIENCLLSAEAPPTDGLPHADISFQPLVQCLDVDNLIQLFTAVLLERRILLRANKYSLLTLASEAICHLIYPFRWQHVYIPSLFFKGVDYIDAPTPYMMGLHSCVDTSAQVMDGVVVVDLDYNRITTSEEIPPIPEPEYSFLRGEIIKLLYPNVIGIDELKAGIYSVSEHYTKFAAKQWGADHDLQLRMIFLKFFATLLSGYRNFLENSSTQVFNTQAFLKKRSRATNQPPEPMIAQFLDSHGFLDYLERGVGSDENNNNLLDKLQDAIGRGQNPMSILPSPLVEPEILTISDFDAGMSGSGANYTYDRFPAISRTEEEEENRRDILSAVSNAYEYSGRHTPSKDLLADGLSPLERAAERDRMVLDIKVKLQGLWLRLLKLGATDDPLASFEYGTILALIESDAEGIGGSGFVECISEHIHSGWSCQLTEEQFIAVKELLKTAINRATARNDLPTIRDALEVSSDMYKKDNNNVPDYVQRHLISLSIWDELRFWEGYFDYLMEQSSNKSANYASLVTAQLVVLASHMAGLGLPDNDAWYMIETIAERNSIGSKQFIKIRGFLSHIQQLRNGYWGVTSFKAQSMSSLALPSPHSKDSKDDGQQPAEGTGVGRSWVQSMFTRNTSSRSSFSRKWTSDGGNSAAQENGTPRKHDLSTGGQKKLQTNVRILRGHNGAITALHCVTKREVWDLVGDREDAGFFISGSTDCSVKIWDPSLRGSELRATLKGHTRTIRAINSDRGKVVSGSDDQSVLVWDKQTTQLLEELKGHDGPVSCVRMLSGERVLTSSYDGTVKMWDVRTDRCVATVGRCSSAVLCMEYDDNVGLLAAAGRDVVASIWDIRASRQMHKLSGHTQWIRSIRMVGDTVITGSDDWTARLWSVSRGICDAVLACHAGPILCVEYSALDRGIITGSTDGLLRFWENDEGGIRCAKNVTIHNAAILSINAGEHWLGIGAADNSMSLFHRPQERLGGFSGTGSKMAGWQVYRTPQKTVAMVRCIASDLERKRICSGGRNGLLRLWDATINI encoded by the exons ATGCCTCCAATCTTTGAGTACTTCGTTGTGTGTGGGATCGGACCGGAGATTCGAAACATTGATGGAATCAAAGGTTACCATGGCCCTGGCTGCATGTATACTCCTTCACTCCTCGACCAGTATCCTCCTCCGACTCACACTCTCTATCCTCCTCCGCCTCCTCAGCTTCCCACT TGTGTTCTACCTGCTGGTGTTGCGTTCCATGCATCAGGATTTGATTCCAACGATCCTTCCACGTTTCCGAGGAGCTATCCGATGGTTTTGACTG AGGGTGATGGTTCTAAAATCTATGTTAGCTGCATTTCTTTCCGAGATCCAGTTTGTGAGGATATCGCAGAGGCTTACCGTATACAGGCAAATTCATATGCTGACAAATGCATCTGTCTAGTTTCACGCTTGCCAAGTTTCCGTCTACTTCGGAGTGCTCTGGAGGAGATATTTGCACTGTGTTTTTCTCCGAATGGAACTAG TAAGCCACTATGGGATGTCATAGCACATATGGTGTCCAATGTGCCTTTGCCAACTCCTGGAAAGGAGCGAGTGCTGTTTGCTATTGAGAATTGTCTGCTTTCTGCCGAGGCTCCACCAACTGATGGGCTTCCCCATGCTGAT ATATCATTTCAGCCTCTGGTGCAGTGCTTGGATGTTGACAACTTAATACAACTTTTTACAGCCGTGTTGCTTGAAAGGAGGATTTTGCTTCGAGCTAACAA GTATTCACTTCTAACTCTTGCATCTGAGGCCATTTGTCACTTAATCTACCCATTCCGATGGCAG cATGTATACATTCCGTCACTATTCTTCAAAGGAGTAGATTATATTGATGCTCCTACACCATATATGATGGGCCTCCATTCGTGTGTTGATACCTCTGCACAGGTCATGGATGGT GTGGTGGTGGTTGACCTTGATTATAATCGTATCACTACATCAGAGGAAATTCCACCTATTCCCGAGCCAGAATACAGCTTCTTGCGTGGTGAGATAATCAAGTTATTATACCCCAATGTAATTGGAATTGATGAATTGAAGGCTGGAATATATAGTGTATCTGAGCATTATACTAAATTTGCGGCTAAGCAATGGGGAGCGGATCATGACCTTCAGTTAAG GATGATATTCTTAAAGTTCTTTGCAACACTTTTAAGCGGCTATCGGAATTTCCTA GAAAATAGTTCCACTCAGGTCTTCAATACTCAAGCTTTCTTGAAGAAACGGTCTCGAGCTACTAACCAACCACCAGAGCCAATG ATAGCTCAGTTCCTTGATTCTCATGGTTTCTTGGATTATttggagagaggggtaggttcTGATGAAAACAACAATAACCTGCTTGATAAGCTACAGGATGCAATTGGAAGGGGTCAAAACCCTATGTCAATTCTTCCTTCACCTTTGGTAGAGCCTGAGATCTTAACAATATCAGATTTTGATGCTGGAATGTCAG gATCTGGTGCCAATTATACCTATGATAGATTTCCTGCAATCAGCAGaacagaagaggaagaagaaaataggaGGGATATTCTTTCAGCAGTTAGTAATGCCTATGAGTACTCAGGAAGACATACTCCAAG TAAGGATCTGTTAGCAGATGGTCTCAGTCCACTTGAGAGGGCG GCTGAAAGGGACAGGATGGTGCTGGATATTAAGGTTAAGCTGCAG GGTTTATGGCTGCGGCTTCTCAAATTGGGAGCAACAGATGATCCTCTCGCCTCCTTTGAATATGGAACAATACTTG CTTTGATTGAATCTGATGCAGAGGGGATTGGTGGTAGTGGATTTGTTGAATGCATAAGCGAGCATATACATTCA GGTTGGAGCTGTCAGCTCACTGAAGAACAATTTATTGCAGTGAAAGAATTG CTCAAAACAGCTATAAATCGTGCAACCGCACGGAATGACTTGCCAACCATTAGAGATGCTCTTGAAGTTTCATCTGATATGTATAAGAAAGACAATAACAATGTGCCAGACTATGTGCAACGACATCTTATTTCTCTTTCTATTTGGGATGAGCTGCG GTTTTGGGAAGGATATTTTGACTATTTAATGGagcaatcttcaaacaa ATCAGCAAACTATGCATCTCTTGTGACAGCACAGCTTGTGGTGTTGGCATCACACATG GCTGGGCTGGGACTTCCTGATAATGATGCTTGGTACATGATTGAAACAATTGCAGAGAGGAACAGCATTGGATCCAAGCAATTT ATAAAAATCAGAGGGTTCTTGTCTCATATCCAGCAACTACGCAATGGATATTGGGGAGTCACATCATTTAAGGCACAGTCTATGTCATCCCTTGCATTACCATCCCCACattcaaaagattccaaagatgatGGCCAGCAACCTGCCGAGGGAACTGGTGTTGGTAGAAGCTGGGTGCAAAGTATGTTCACCCGAAATACTTCATCTAGATCCAGCTTTAGTCGTAAATGGACGTCTGATGGGGGCAATTCAG CTGCACAAGAGAATGGCACTCCTCGGAAACATGATCTATCAACTGGTGGGCAGAAAAAGCTTCAAACAAATGTCCGCATACTTAGGGGTCATAATGGTGCCATTACTGCTCTCCATTGTGTTACAAAGAGAGAGGTGTGGGATTTGGTGGGTGACCGTGAAGATGCTGGTTTCTTTATTAGCGGAAGCACAGACTGCTCA GTTAAGATCTGGGATCCTAGTCTGCGTGGTTCTGAACTCAGGGCAACTCTAAAAGGGCATACGAg AACTATCCGTGCCATAAATTCAGATAGGGGGAAAGTGGTGTCAGGATCTGATGATCAGTCTGTTTTGGTGTGGGATAAGCAAACAACTCAACTTCTGGAAGAGCTTAAAGGCCATGATGGACCG GTCAGCTGTGTGCGCATGCTCTCCGGTGAACGTGTCCTAACTTCATCGTATGATGGTACTGTGAAGATGTGGGATGTTAGAACTGATAGATGTGTTGCAACTGTTGGTCGTTGCTCTAGTGCTGTTTTATGCATGGAATATGATGACAATGTGGGACTCTTGGCTGCTGCTGGAAGAGATGT GGTTGCGAGCATATGGGACATTCGTGCTAGTAGACAGATGCATAAACTTTCAGGACATACACAATGGATAAG GTCCATAAGAATGGTTGGTGATACTGTAATTACTGGTAGTGATGATTGGACAGCAAGATTGTGGTCTGTTTCCCGAGGAATATGCGATGCTGTCTTAGCATGCCATGCCGGGCCAATATTATGTGTCGAATATTCTGCTTTAGACAGAGG